A stretch of DNA from Glycine max cultivar Williams 82 chromosome 18, Glycine_max_v4.0, whole genome shotgun sequence:
TTAAGAAAATCCACATGGATATGTGAGCactgtttttatttgtttgattcgCTTGCTTTGGTATAAAATCACTGGTGATCACAGGTTACACGAGTCTTGTTCAAGTCTCAAGCCCATCAGTGTGTGTTGTATTGAAAAATGTCAGTGTGCTTATCTAACTAGTTGAATGATTATTTGATTAAACTGCTTGGGTGGATCTATCAAATTTTGACACCATATAGGCATGTACTTCTTTAGTTGTTCAAACCTGTTTTCTTCTTGTCTGTCAACCACTTATTCCTAATAATTATAGAGGAATCTGTAATTAATCAATTGCCAATTTGTTGTCGAGTCAAATCCtgtaaatttatgattaaaagtCACCTGTTGCTGTTTTGTTTTGGGATTTGATTTCCTTGTCCCTTTTCTTAGTTTGTTTTGCATACATCCAGATTGTTAAACGCTAAAATCTGAAAGATGTAAGTATTGGTggaaaaagattaatttttaccTAGCATTTTATAATTCTTAGCTCGATTGGATTGTTTAATGTTGCCTActaaattttgtctttttttcagGTGTGCCTTCATTAAATGTTTTGCTCTTGGGAAGTTGAAAGCTAACCAGGTGCTGCTTTATTCCTTGACAGTTCTAGAAGATTTCTAAGGAGTTCATCTTCAATATTCTCCAGTGTCCTTTACCAAAACCAGGGAATGCTGAAAGATGTGGTTGAAAGTAAAGAGTTCCCTCTCTCAAGTTAATGAGGTTGTAGCTCCATCTGAGCTAGCCTTAGAAATCCTTGATGAGATTGGATGTTTAGATCACTGCCAACATCTATTATATGCTCATGTGCCTGAGGTGACTGGAAATCTAAGCAATTGTGTGATGTCAAAACGTGATGTTTGTGAAGATGGCTAAGCTTTGAGCATCTTTGGAATAGTTTACTGCTTTCTGGTCACGTAAGCACCTGTTTTTAGAATATACTTGGTAGCATTGGTTGTATGCAAAAAGAGTTACAATAAATGGAGCAGAAGGGAAGTGTGCTTATGCAAAGATATGAACTTGGGAGATTATTAGGCCAAGGAACCTTTGCTAAGGTCTACCATGCTAGGAACCTTATAACTGGCATGAGTGTGGCCATTAAGGTAATTGATAAAGAAAGGATTTTGAAAGTTGGAATGATTGATCAGATTAAGCGTGAAATTTCAGTGATGAGATTAATCAGACATCCACATGTGGTTGAGCTTTATGAGGTAATGGCCAGTAAAACCAAAATTTACTTTGTCATGGAACATGCAAAAGGTGGTGAGCTCTTCAACAAGGTAGTCAAAGGAAGGCTCAAGGTGGATGTTGCTCGGAAATATTTCCAGCAACTGATCAGTGCTGTTGACTACTGCCATAGCAGGGGTGTGTGTCATCGAGATTTAAAACCTGAAAATCTTTTGTTggatgaaaatgagaatttgaAGGTATCAGACTTTGGGTTGAGTGCTCTTGCTGAATCTAAGTGCCAAGATGGATTGCTCCATACTACATGTGGTACCCCTGCCTATGTTTCTCCGGAAGTGATAAACAGAAAGGGCTATGATGGGATGAAAGCTGATATATGGTCATGTGGGGTAATCTTGTATGTTCTATTGGCTGGTCATCTTCCATTCCATGATTCAAATCTGATGGAGATGTACAGGAAAATTGGTAGAGGGGAATTCAAATTTCCTAAATGGCTTGCACCGGACGTCCGCCGGTTATTGTCCAGAATATTGGATCCAAACCCAAAGGCCAGGATATCAATGGCCAAGATTATGGAAAGTTCCTGGTTTAAAAAGGGGTTGGAGAAGCCTGCAATTACTGTGACCGAAAACGAAGAACTAGTTCCCCTGGATGCTGATGGAATATTTGAAGTGAGCGAGAATGGTGGTCCCATTGCCAAGCCAAAGCAAGAACAGGCCAAGCCATGTAATTTAAATGCTTTTGATATTATCTCCTTCTCAACTGGTTTTGATTTATCTGGTTTGTTCGAGGACACTGTTCTCAGGAAGGAGACGCGGTTCATGTCAAAGAAGCCGGCCTCAATCATAATCTCGAAGTTGGAAGAAGTTTGTAAGCAGCTTCGTTTGAAagtaaagaagaaagatggaGGCTTGCTCAAGTTGGAAGGTTCCAAAGAAGGCAGGAAAGGGACTTTGGGTGTTGATGCTGAGATTTTTGAGATTACCCCACACTTCCATATGGTAGAACTTAGAAAGTGCAACGGTGACACCATGGAGTACCAGAAGCTTTTTAAACAGGACATAAGACCATCACTTAAGGACATTGTTTGGACCTGGCAAGGAGAACAACCACATCAAGATCAAGAGCGACAGCAACATGAAGTAGTCCAGGAAGAGCACCAACCTTCTCATAATGCTTAGTTTCATGATCAATACTTCACCCCATGGTTTTTGTATGCACTTTgcttcttttgtcattgtcttaGTCAAGTGCTTAATTTGATAGGACTCAGAATAATTTGGCTAGTTCAGCCTCCTCTTGAATGATGGATACTTGAACCATTGTGTACCTAAATTGCAAATTTCACCAATTTGGGTGTTTTATTCCATCCTTCATGATCTTTCTTTATACTTAGTTGCTTTATATTGCTTCACATGTTTTGAACTGGCAATTTGCATTTTGAAGCTTAGGTTAGTATAACTGTGGGATATGATAGCATAGTTTTTACTTAAGAACCCCACCACAATTTCCCCGTGTTCCGTGTCTAAATGAAACTGCTTGGTTTGTGTCatgttcataatttatttatttttggtttcctaTACCAATTTGCCTATGAATTGATTTGGACCTGTTACGTTTTAtattatgcattttattttatttaaaagtgcATTATGAAATGCAATTGGGTGAAAGTTAAAAGTGACATCATATATTACTTTTTGACTTTTATTGGCCAATGTGTTCAAGCATGTTTGTGTCTGGGTCTCTGATTAATAGACGTGGAAGCTACAACTTGTAGATAACGCATATGTAGTGATCATATCTAACACGCTACATTAACTGCTTTATCGGGGTTATTCTGAACAACCAGTAATTTTTTATCcttgttttttctttggatGAACCAACAGTCAACATAGGATACAAATCATATTTGTGTGCACCACGGATTTATTATAGAAATCAGAGTATAATATTGGTCCACCAATACAGTTTTTGGTCAACTTTTATAGATGCTCTCCCATGTAATTTTGTCAAAACTTGAGATGCATGAGTTGATTTAACTTGTGAGAAAAGTGTAATTCATTTTActgtcttatttttttcttcttctaagtgtttctaaaatacactttttttcaacatttttagTGAAATTTATTGTGTCCCAATTTTCGACTTGAAAGGAAGGCTCAATATGGCCCAAAACAATGGTTCACAACATGCAGGGATTTTGTTCTTGCACTTGTCATTTTTCTTCTACACCCAGCAGTGAGagtgaaaaaccaaaaatacccTTATGTATATAGCCTatatggattgtcaatccgtaaggTCATTACGGATTGCCAACCCTCCAAGTCACAAAACCCCTAAGCACTTCATCATGGACCTTACACAAACCACGCCCACTCCCTCTCCCTCCCTGGCCAGCACCGTCACAAGGATCTCAGTAGCCTCGCGTGACTCCGGCGTGGCAATGCCATCGAGCGGGACGAGAGGAAGGGTGATGGCCATGAAGGACACAAGGGAGGAGAGTGCTATGGGGTCCAACCTCGCCTTGGAGGCGTCGAGGGCAGAGATGGTGGCGGCAAAGTATGCGGGTGGCATGAGGGGGAGGCGCTCCGTGGCAAGG
This window harbors:
- the LOC100803787 gene encoding CBL-interacting protein kinase 2, with product MEQKGSVLMQRYELGRLLGQGTFAKVYHARNLITGMSVAIKVIDKERILKVGMIDQIKREISVMRLIRHPHVVELYEVMASKTKIYFVMEHAKGGELFNKVVKGRLKVDVARKYFQQLISAVDYCHSRGVCHRDLKPENLLLDENENLKVSDFGLSALAESKCQDGLLHTTCGTPAYVSPEVINRKGYDGMKADIWSCGVILYVLLAGHLPFHDSNLMEMYRKIGRGEFKFPKWLAPDVRRLLSRILDPNPKARISMAKIMESSWFKKGLEKPAITVTENEELVPLDADGIFEVSENGGPIAKPKQEQAKPCNLNAFDIISFSTGFDLSGLFEDTVLRKETRFMSKKPASIIISKLEEVCKQLRLKVKKKDGGLLKLEGSKEGRKGTLGVDAEIFEITPHFHMVELRKCNGDTMEYQKLFKQDIRPSLKDIVWTWQGEQPHQDQERQQHEVVQEEHQPSHNA